The following proteins are co-located in the Pedobacter sp. FW305-3-2-15-E-R2A2 genome:
- a CDS encoding TonB-dependent receptor: protein MRKKQLLHADDFFSFLLLLLLLTGPSILTTSTAQATGLKKKEVFSIGFNKEPILEVFSKIERISDLRFSYSREDMKKVVPITMAEKERNIIQLLKELSTKSGLNFNISKNLVAVLPRKDFDLEPEKKAIPVQKVKADTLIQGVVMDSLQRPLPGVSVYVKTKLGVGTSTDVNGRYSIKVPANSILVFKMVGYISVEKPANQPIVNVSLREDNSTLDEVQVVAFGTQKKESVVGAITTIKPSELKVPSSNLTTALSGRVAGMIAYQRSGEPGQDNAEFFIRGAATFGYKKEPLILIDGLELTATDLARLQPNDIASFSVLKDATSAAVYGARGANGIILVTTKRGYDGKAKINLEHNYSLSQPTQNIDLADPITFMRLHNEAISTRDPLGKLLYSQNKIDATAAGINPIVYPATDWMDLLLMKTTQNQRSNLSITGGGKVASYFVTGTMNKDNGIMKVDNRNNFNNNIKLSSYSLRSNVDVNITPTTQMAVRLYGNFDDYTGPVDGGTGVYKKIMNTNPVLFLPYYAPDAANQHTQHILFGNSETGGFLNPYADMVKGYKDSSRSLMLAQIEIKQDLSGFLFPGLKARLMASTQRRSYFDVQRTYNPFYYNLSNYDKSTNEYVLNVLNESSGTETLDYREGSKEISTSSYMETALNYDEVFGGKHAISGMLVGILRNSIAANSGSLQASLPFRNVGFSGRFSYGYNSRYTAELNFGYNGSERFSEDKRFGFFPSAGIAWNISNEAFWSGLKKIVSSFKLRATYGLIGNDAIGDQSDRFFYLSDVNLNNGDRGATFGQNFEYYRPGVSVNRYDNRNITWETARRLNLGFDLQIKDFNITADYSTDKRESILMNRAFIPTTMGLSAGVRANVGEARSKAFESSVNYTKSFDNSFFVSATANFTYATNSYLKVEEPEYAEAYRTLVGRPLNQQEGYIAERLFIDEADIKNSPVQTFGTYLPGDIKYRDLNGDGQITPADRIGLGFPTSPEIVYGFGFSVGYKGFDFSSFFNGLGRTSFWITNYQTDGDLARNGDTSPFINDSRALLSAYANSHWSEDNRNLYALWPRLSTNNIANNSQTSTWFMRNGALLRLKQVELGYTFPTKMTSKFYIQKLRIYANGSNLLTFSKFTLWDPELGGNAFNYPVQRVFNFGVNVTF from the coding sequence ATGAGAAAAAAGCAGCTACTTCATGCGGACGATTTTTTCTCCTTTTTACTGTTACTCTTGTTGCTGACCGGTCCCTCAATCCTGACGACCTCCACAGCACAGGCAACGGGCTTGAAAAAAAAGGAGGTCTTTTCCATCGGCTTTAATAAAGAACCCATTCTGGAGGTCTTCTCCAAAATTGAGCGGATTTCCGATTTACGGTTTTCGTATAGCCGGGAGGATATGAAAAAGGTAGTCCCGATTACGATGGCAGAGAAAGAAAGAAACATCATTCAGCTGTTAAAAGAACTGAGCACCAAATCAGGACTTAATTTCAACATTTCAAAGAACCTTGTTGCGGTCCTGCCCCGGAAAGATTTCGATCTGGAACCAGAGAAAAAAGCCATTCCTGTGCAGAAAGTAAAAGCAGATACGCTGATTCAGGGCGTAGTAATGGACAGCCTGCAAAGACCGCTTCCGGGAGTTTCCGTTTATGTAAAAACTAAGCTCGGCGTAGGGACAAGTACAGATGTCAATGGGCGTTACTCTATTAAAGTACCGGCAAATTCAATTCTCGTTTTCAAAATGGTGGGTTATATTTCCGTAGAGAAACCGGCCAATCAGCCCATTGTAAATGTGTCATTGAGAGAAGACAACTCTACACTCGATGAGGTTCAGGTAGTCGCATTTGGAACCCAGAAAAAGGAGAGTGTGGTCGGTGCGATTACGACGATTAAACCCTCTGAACTAAAGGTTCCTTCCAGCAACCTCACCACTGCCTTATCCGGACGTGTGGCCGGGATGATTGCCTACCAGCGCAGTGGAGAACCAGGACAGGACAATGCAGAGTTCTTTATCCGCGGTGCGGCAACTTTCGGCTATAAAAAAGAACCCCTGATTTTAATTGACGGATTGGAATTGACCGCAACGGACCTCGCTCGCTTGCAGCCCAATGATATTGCCAGTTTTTCTGTCCTTAAAGATGCGACCTCTGCAGCTGTTTATGGTGCGAGGGGAGCAAACGGGATTATCCTCGTGACGACCAAAAGGGGGTATGATGGGAAAGCGAAAATTAATCTTGAACATAATTATTCCTTGTCACAGCCCACTCAAAATATAGATCTTGCAGATCCCATTACTTTTATGCGCCTCCATAATGAGGCGATCTCTACCAGAGATCCCTTAGGGAAATTACTCTATTCGCAGAATAAAATTGATGCCACGGCTGCGGGAATTAACCCGATCGTTTATCCTGCCACAGACTGGATGGACCTCCTGTTGATGAAAACCACGCAGAACCAAAGAAGCAATTTAAGCATCACGGGTGGAGGAAAAGTAGCCAGCTATTTTGTAACCGGAACGATGAATAAAGACAACGGGATTATGAAGGTCGACAACCGTAATAATTTCAATAATAACATCAAACTGAGCTCTTACTCCCTGCGCTCCAATGTGGATGTCAACATTACCCCAACCACCCAGATGGCGGTAAGGCTTTATGGAAATTTCGATGACTATACCGGACCTGTTGATGGGGGAACAGGGGTGTATAAGAAAATTATGAATACCAATCCTGTCTTGTTCCTTCCTTATTATGCACCCGATGCAGCCAACCAGCATACCCAGCATATCCTTTTCGGGAATTCGGAAACCGGTGGTTTTCTAAACCCCTATGCAGATATGGTTAAAGGGTATAAAGATTCTTCCAGGTCATTGATGCTGGCACAGATAGAAATTAAACAAGACCTGTCTGGTTTCCTTTTCCCCGGATTAAAAGCGCGTTTGATGGCCAGTACACAAAGAAGGTCTTACTTCGATGTGCAGAGAACTTATAATCCCTTCTATTATAATTTAAGCAATTACGATAAATCGACGAATGAATATGTCTTAAATGTACTCAACGAATCCAGCGGAACTGAAACCCTGGATTACAGGGAAGGTTCCAAAGAGATTTCTACCTCTTCCTATATGGAAACAGCACTGAATTATGATGAGGTTTTTGGAGGTAAACATGCCATCAGCGGCATGTTGGTTGGCATCCTGCGCAATAGCATTGCTGCCAATTCCGGTTCCTTACAAGCTTCCCTTCCTTTCCGGAATGTAGGCTTTTCCGGGCGTTTCTCTTATGGCTATAACAGCCGGTATACGGCAGAGCTGAACTTTGGTTACAATGGATCGGAGCGCTTTTCTGAAGATAAACGCTTTGGCTTTTTTCCATCGGCAGGAATTGCCTGGAACATCTCCAATGAAGCTTTCTGGAGCGGACTAAAGAAGATCGTTTCCAGCTTTAAACTGCGTGCGACCTACGGTTTAATCGGAAATGACGCCATCGGCGATCAGAGCGACCGTTTCTTTTACCTTTCTGATGTTAACCTGAATAATGGAGATAGAGGGGCTACCTTCGGACAAAATTTTGAATATTACCGGCCCGGTGTATCGGTAAACAGGTACGACAACAGGAACATCACCTGGGAAACCGCAAGGAGGCTCAATCTCGGTTTCGATCTGCAGATCAAAGATTTTAACATCACTGCGGATTATTCAACCGATAAACGGGAAAGCATCCTGATGAACAGGGCCTTTATTCCGACTACCATGGGTTTATCTGCGGGAGTCCGGGCAAATGTTGGTGAGGCAAGGTCCAAAGCATTTGAATCCTCTGTCAATTATACCAAAAGCTTTGATAATTCCTTTTTTGTGAGTGCAACTGCAAACTTTACCTATGCCACCAACAGCTACCTGAAGGTCGAAGAGCCGGAGTATGCAGAAGCCTACCGTACCTTAGTGGGGCGTCCTTTAAATCAGCAGGAAGGATACATTGCGGAACGCTTATTTATAGACGAAGCAGACATTAAAAATTCTCCGGTGCAGACTTTCGGAACTTATTTACCCGGCGACATCAAATACCGTGATTTGAATGGCGACGGACAAATCACACCCGCCGATAGAATTGGTCTTGGTTTCCCAACTTCTCCGGAGATTGTCTATGGATTCGGTTTCTCGGTTGGGTATAAAGGCTTTGATTTTTCAAGTTTCTTTAATGGCCTGGGCCGTACTTCTTTCTGGATTACCAATTATCAGACAGATGGTGATCTGGCCAGAAATGGAGATACTTCTCCTTTTATTAACGATAGCCGGGCTTTATTATCTGCTTATGCAAACAGCCATTGGTCTGAAGACAACCGAAATTTATATGCCTTATGGCCACGCTTATCGACCAATAATATTGCGAATAACAGTCAGACGAGTACCTGGTTTATGCGTAATGGCGCTTTGCTCAGGTTAAAACAGGTAGAATTGGGCTATACCTTTCCTACCAAAATGACGAGCAAATTCTACATTCAAAAGCTAAGGATTTATGCCAATGGCAGCAATTTGCTCACGTTTAGCAAATTCACCCTCTGGGATCCCGAGCTGGGCGGTAATGCCTTCAATTATCCGGTTCAACGGGTATTCAATTTTGGTGTTAATGTGACCTTTTAA
- a CDS encoding RagB/SusD family nutrient uptake outer membrane protein: protein MKKLNILILIIVLSTLNSCKKYLDVVPDNIATIGSAFSMRSQAEKFLFTCYSYLPREGSPSENPAMLAGDEYWFFDNIKNIDPTAWRIAKGEQGVTSPYLNFWDGENLGQPLFRGIRDCNIFLENINSVLDMSDFEKKKWRAEVKFLKAYYHFYLLRMYGPIPIIDKNMPVSASPEEVKVFRQPIDKCADYLAGLLDEAATDLPNILDKPTTDLGRITKPIALAIKARMLVLVASPLFNGNPDFSSLQSPDGTVLFNPAPDQKKWERALLACNEAISVAESAGVKLYEFIPNATTGALSPETLRTLSIQNAVTERWNTEQIWGASNSRTYDLQRKAQARLDPSKFLNETVQSILAPPIKIAELFYTRNGVPITEDKTWNYANRLNLRTGTENEKFYIKPGYQTIELHFNRESRFYADMGFDGGIWYGLGKFKDGSDVWPIEARAGGTASRKGAQLYSVTGYWPKKLVSYLNVINDGSDYRVLDYPWPIVRLADLYLMHAEAANEVRGPGQEAYQYLDKVRNRAGLKGVVESWAAFSTNPAKPGSKDGLREIIHQERLIEMAFEGSRFWDLRRWKEAPAVLNGPVKGWDLEQETAEGYYRQKTLYVQAFALKDYFWPIKEGNITVNRNLAQNIGW from the coding sequence ATGAAGAAACTAAATATACTAATCCTGATCATCGTACTTTCTACGCTGAATTCCTGTAAGAAATACCTGGATGTTGTTCCTGATAATATCGCCACTATCGGCAGCGCATTTTCTATGAGGTCGCAGGCAGAGAAATTTCTGTTTACCTGTTATTCTTACCTGCCAAGAGAAGGTTCTCCCAGTGAAAATCCGGCCATGCTTGCGGGCGATGAATACTGGTTTTTTGACAACATTAAAAATATTGACCCTACGGCCTGGCGCATTGCAAAAGGGGAGCAGGGCGTCACCAGTCCTTATCTTAACTTTTGGGATGGAGAGAATCTGGGACAGCCTTTGTTCAGAGGGATCAGAGACTGCAATATCTTTCTTGAAAACATCAATTCTGTACTGGATATGAGTGATTTTGAGAAGAAAAAATGGAGGGCAGAAGTGAAATTTTTAAAAGCCTATTATCATTTTTACCTCCTGAGGATGTATGGACCAATTCCCATCATTGATAAAAATATGCCCGTTTCGGCTTCGCCTGAAGAGGTCAAGGTATTCCGGCAGCCCATCGATAAATGTGCAGATTACCTTGCCGGATTGCTGGATGAAGCGGCAACAGATTTACCCAACATATTAGATAAGCCGACCACAGATCTTGGACGGATCACCAAACCGATTGCTCTGGCGATTAAAGCAAGGATGCTGGTGCTCGTGGCCAGCCCTCTTTTTAATGGGAATCCTGATTTCTCCAGCTTGCAGAGTCCGGATGGAACTGTACTTTTTAATCCGGCTCCAGATCAGAAAAAATGGGAACGTGCTTTATTGGCCTGCAACGAAGCGATTTCTGTAGCAGAAAGCGCAGGCGTTAAGCTATATGAATTTATCCCTAACGCAACTACCGGCGCACTTTCTCCGGAAACGTTAAGAACGCTGAGCATTCAGAATGCCGTGACGGAAAGGTGGAATACGGAACAGATTTGGGGGGCTTCCAACAGTCGTACCTACGATCTGCAAAGAAAAGCCCAGGCGAGGTTAGACCCCTCAAAATTCCTGAATGAAACGGTACAGTCTATTCTTGCTCCGCCGATTAAGATTGCAGAGCTGTTTTATACCCGCAATGGCGTCCCGATTACAGAAGATAAAACCTGGAATTATGCCAACCGCTTAAATCTGAGAACAGGTACGGAAAATGAAAAATTTTATATCAAACCAGGTTACCAGACCATAGAATTGCATTTCAACAGAGAATCCCGTTTTTATGCCGATATGGGCTTTGACGGAGGAATCTGGTATGGTCTGGGGAAATTTAAAGACGGAAGCGATGTATGGCCTATAGAAGCACGGGCGGGCGGGACAGCCTCAAGAAAAGGAGCGCAGCTCTATTCCGTAACGGGATACTGGCCCAAAAAGCTGGTCAGCTATTTAAATGTCATTAACGATGGTTCGGATTATAGGGTCCTGGATTATCCATGGCCAATTGTTCGCCTTGCCGACCTTTACCTGATGCATGCTGAAGCCGCGAACGAAGTCAGAGGGCCGGGACAGGAAGCCTACCAGTACCTGGATAAGGTGAGGAACAGGGCGGGATTAAAAGGAGTGGTAGAATCCTGGGCAGCATTTTCAACAAATCCTGCAAAACCAGGATCAAAAGATGGGTTAAGGGAAATTATTCATCAGGAAAGGTTGATCGAAATGGCATTTGAAGGAAGCCGTTTCTGGGACCTTCGCCGTTGGAAGGAGGCGCCCGCAGTGCTTAATGGACCGGTAAAAGGATGGGACCTGGAGCAGGAAACTGCAGAAGGGTATTACCGCCAGAAAACATTGTATGTGCAGGCCTTTGCCCTGAAAGATTATTTCTGGCCGATCAAGGAAGGTAACATCACGGTCAACAGAAATCTGGCTCAAAATATTGGTTGGTAG
- a CDS encoding DUF5000 domain-containing lipoprotein — protein MKIYKLMVPVLLFAMMYGCKEDNGLNKPLFKDGQKPGVVTGVVVTNKNGAAKITYKIPADNDLSYIKAEYEIRPGVKREIKASYSNDSLIVDGFGQTKAYEVKLYAVDKGENLSDAVTVTVNPLSPPFTEAFKELVLKDDFGGMNVAFTNKNESDIAIVVIMPDKNGEMAAIDTYYTKAKLGNFSIRGYEPKPIRVGAYIRDRFGNLSDTLFKEITPILEIRLDRTKFNKVQLPTDRGDGYGWVMENLWNNSTGGTGFHTNPGLGLPLWFTFDLGTKAKLSRFKEYQRGENYYEFNHGNVRKFELWGSNDPPSDGSWTNWIKLGEYESLKPSGLPNGQNSSEDIKYAQAGEEFNFDINNPPVRYIRLKMLQNWSNTDFIHIMELQFWGQPEL, from the coding sequence ATGAAAATATATAAATTAATGGTTCCTGTGCTTTTATTCGCCATGATGTATGGTTGTAAGGAAGACAACGGCTTGAATAAACCCTTGTTTAAGGACGGGCAGAAGCCGGGGGTGGTGACCGGTGTGGTCGTAACGAATAAAAATGGCGCGGCAAAGATTACCTATAAAATTCCTGCAGACAATGACCTGTCTTACATCAAGGCAGAATACGAAATCCGGCCGGGGGTAAAGAGAGAAATAAAAGCTTCTTACAGTAATGATTCCCTGATTGTGGATGGTTTCGGGCAGACCAAAGCTTATGAGGTGAAGCTGTATGCCGTGGATAAAGGAGAGAACCTGTCGGATGCCGTAACGGTTACGGTAAATCCATTAAGTCCTCCTTTTACAGAGGCTTTTAAGGAACTGGTTTTGAAAGATGATTTCGGAGGAATGAATGTCGCCTTTACAAACAAAAACGAATCGGATATTGCCATTGTGGTGATTATGCCGGATAAAAATGGGGAGATGGCTGCGATTGATACTTATTATACGAAAGCAAAACTAGGGAATTTTAGCATCAGAGGATATGAGCCGAAACCGATACGGGTAGGCGCTTATATCAGGGACCGTTTTGGCAACTTGTCTGATACCTTGTTTAAAGAGATTACACCCATTCTGGAAATCAGGCTCGACCGTACGAAATTCAACAAAGTGCAGCTCCCCACCGATAGGGGGGATGGTTATGGCTGGGTGATGGAAAATCTATGGAACAATTCTACCGGTGGAACTGGTTTTCATACCAATCCCGGGCTGGGACTGCCGCTTTGGTTCACCTTTGATCTTGGAACCAAAGCGAAATTGAGCCGCTTTAAAGAATATCAGCGTGGAGAAAATTACTATGAATTTAACCATGGCAATGTCCGGAAGTTTGAACTTTGGGGATCCAATGATCCTCCTTCAGATGGAAGCTGGACGAATTGGATTAAACTGGGTGAATATGAATCTTTGAAGCCTTCCGGACTTCCCAATGGGCAGAATTCATCTGAAGACATCAAGTATGCGCAGGCAGGAGAAGAGTTTAATTTCGATATCAATAATCCACCGGTCAGGTATATCCGTCTTAAAATGCTTCAAAACTGGTCTAATACCGACTTTATACACATTATGGAACTACAATTCTGGGGACAACCTGAGTTATAA
- a CDS encoding DUF4998 domain-containing protein — MKYIIILLLAVTLAGCSKMGDPIAAYVKNGELIYATRVDSLKVIGGKERIRLTWILPPNKTAVKTIIHWNAGKNTKEFILPASATGMYEGLLDPMAEGSYLFNVFTEDQIGNKSVGLTIAGSAYGNNYQNSILNRNIVSTSVNPDSVLINWGSAERGNVATALTYTDVDGIDRRLLVKSTEQKSVVKRVKKGSSIAFQGLYLPEALSTDTFRVAKKDFLLVDP; from the coding sequence ATGAAATATATCATCATATTGTTATTGGCCGTTACATTGGCGGGCTGTTCCAAAATGGGAGATCCCATTGCAGCATACGTGAAAAATGGGGAGCTCATTTACGCAACCCGTGTAGATTCCCTAAAGGTGATCGGAGGCAAAGAACGGATCAGGCTGACCTGGATCCTCCCGCCGAATAAAACAGCGGTTAAAACCATCATTCACTGGAATGCCGGTAAAAACACAAAAGAGTTTATTTTGCCCGCTTCAGCTACGGGTATGTATGAAGGGCTTCTGGATCCGATGGCCGAAGGTTCTTATTTATTTAACGTATTTACCGAAGACCAGATCGGGAATAAATCTGTAGGCTTAACCATTGCCGGAAGTGCTTATGGTAACAATTACCAGAATTCAATTCTAAACAGAAATATTGTTTCCACGTCGGTTAACCCAGATTCTGTCCTCATCAACTGGGGCAGTGCAGAGCGGGGAAATGTAGCCACAGCGCTGACCTATACCGATGTTGATGGTATAGACCGCAGGCTCCTGGTTAAATCTACGGAACAAAAATCAGTGGTCAAAAGGGTGAAAAAAGGAAGTTCAATTGCCTTTCAGGGCCTTTATCTTCCGGAAGCCTTATCTACGGATACTTTCAGGGTCGCAAAGAAGGATTTTTTACTGGTTGATCCTTAG
- a CDS encoding sigma-70 family RNA polymerase sigma factor — MSTLEAKMKIDLNDQQSLWIGLRAGEEPALFNLYKQLYNPLFNYAFILFKERENVEDAINQMFLELWENRLSLKPVSNVKSYLFTYLRRKISREKAVINRAVLPTVETFERSIMDYIIELQVEEELRDSIFKAINKLTGRQKQLIMLRFYEDLEYTEISEKTGLATQTVYNNIHQAIKILRTDLKIPMYILIWLLKR; from the coding sequence ATGTCTACCCTGGAAGCAAAGATGAAGATCGATCTTAATGACCAGCAGTCATTATGGATCGGGTTGAGGGCAGGAGAAGAACCTGCACTTTTCAACTTATATAAGCAACTCTACAATCCCCTGTTCAATTATGCTTTTATCCTTTTTAAGGAAAGGGAAAATGTGGAGGATGCCATTAATCAGATGTTTCTGGAACTCTGGGAAAACAGGCTGAGTCTTAAACCCGTGAGCAATGTAAAAAGCTATCTGTTTACTTATCTGCGGCGGAAGATCAGCAGGGAAAAAGCGGTCATCAACAGAGCGGTCCTTCCAACAGTGGAAACCTTTGAACGATCCATCATGGATTACATCATTGAATTACAGGTGGAAGAAGAACTTAGGGACAGTATATTTAAAGCCATCAACAAATTAACAGGGCGACAAAAGCAACTGATCATGCTCCGGTTCTATGAGGACCTGGAGTATACTGAGATTTCAGAAAAAACGGGCCTGGCGACACAAACCGTTTACAACAACATCCACCAGGCGATCAAAATTTTAAGGACCGATTTAAAAATTCCAATGTACATCCTGATCTGGCTCCTCAAAAGATAA
- a CDS encoding zinc-binding dehydrogenase gives MKAAILYALGETPKYGEFNTPIPQNPDQLLISIKAASVKNLDKSIASGAHYSSNTGSFQPIVVGIDGVGVLEDGSRVYAPGLQGMMSEKALIDKNRFVRLPDHLDEVTAAALPNAVLGAAAGLRYRAEVKPGDTVLINGATGVTGRIAVQIAKHYGAKRVIATGRNAASLESLKALGVDQVISLKGTDDEILQAIREIHLHTPIDSMIDYLWGHPAELILQALGGKGKFTHPLRFVTVGGMAGDQIRLSSGILRSADITLIGSGIGSLSEGLMQQLFKEVLPEMFLLAADGKLKIDTVTAPLEEVESAWNEDIDSGKRLVILM, from the coding sequence ATGAAAGCAGCAATATTATACGCCCTTGGCGAAACCCCAAAATATGGAGAATTTAACACCCCAATTCCTCAAAATCCAGATCAGTTATTGATCAGCATTAAAGCAGCCTCGGTAAAAAATCTTGACAAAAGCATCGCCAGTGGCGCACATTATTCCAGCAATACAGGTTCATTTCAACCGATAGTGGTTGGCATAGACGGTGTTGGTGTATTGGAAGACGGCAGCAGGGTTTATGCCCCAGGTCTTCAGGGCATGATGTCAGAAAAAGCCTTGATTGATAAAAACCGGTTCGTCCGATTACCCGATCATCTCGATGAGGTGACCGCAGCAGCATTACCCAATGCAGTTCTTGGGGCAGCAGCAGGGTTGCGCTACCGTGCAGAAGTTAAACCCGGAGATACGGTATTGATCAATGGTGCAACAGGTGTTACCGGCAGGATTGCTGTGCAGATTGCAAAACACTATGGTGCCAAAAGAGTGATTGCTACCGGTAGAAACGCAGCCTCCCTGGAAAGCCTTAAAGCCCTTGGCGTTGATCAGGTCATCTCCTTAAAAGGGACTGATGATGAAATCCTTCAGGCCATCAGAGAAATCCACCTGCATACTCCCATTGATTCGATGATTGATTATCTATGGGGCCATCCGGCCGAACTGATCCTTCAGGCTTTAGGCGGAAAAGGGAAATTCACACATCCCCTGCGTTTTGTTACCGTTGGAGGAATGGCTGGCGACCAGATCCGGTTGTCGTCGGGAATACTGAGAAGTGCTGACATCACCTTGATTGGTTCGGGAATCGGGAGCTTATCGGAAGGATTGATGCAACAACTCTTCAAAGAGGTCTTACCGGAAATGTTCCTGCTCGCTGCCGATGGAAAGTTAAAAATTGATACGGTCACCGCTCCGCTTGAAGAGGTCGAAAGCGCATGGAACGAGGACATCGATTCGGGAAAAAGATTGGTGATCCTGATGTAG
- a CDS encoding Crp/Fnr family transcriptional regulator — protein sequence MFFQFKEQLPQLAKYWDAFMAMHQRIEVPAKTILLAEGEVSKKSFLIEKGCLRVWFNNNGKDTTFQFFFENEGLSSLESFRKNIPGMFSIETIEPCVLHVLQKKDFNRMMEELEQQPAVLREMMNVMMERQLHYMKEFLSFIRHSPQERYLNLLREKPKLIQRVPQHYIASYLGITSVHLSRIKNKILKEKRV from the coding sequence ATGTTTTTTCAATTTAAGGAACAACTGCCGCAGCTTGCAAAGTATTGGGATGCCTTTATGGCGATGCATCAACGTATTGAAGTGCCTGCAAAAACCATTCTTTTGGCGGAAGGCGAGGTTTCAAAGAAATCTTTCCTGATCGAGAAAGGCTGTTTGAGGGTTTGGTTTAACAACAATGGTAAAGATACCACCTTCCAGTTTTTCTTTGAAAACGAGGGGCTCTCCTCTCTGGAAAGTTTCCGGAAAAACATCCCAGGCATGTTTAGCATTGAAACAATAGAACCTTGTGTCCTTCATGTGCTTCAAAAGAAGGATTTCAACCGGATGATGGAGGAACTGGAGCAGCAGCCTGCAGTACTCAGGGAAATGATGAATGTGATGATGGAAAGGCAGCTGCACTACATGAAGGAATTCCTATCTTTCATCAGACATAGCCCCCAGGAGCGTTATTTAAACCTGCTCAGGGAGAAACCAAAGTTGATTCAGCGGGTTCCACAACATTATATCGCTTCTTATCTCGGAATTACCTCTGTTCATTTGAGCAGGATTAAGAACAAAATCCTTAAAGAAAAGCGGGTTTGA
- a CDS encoding transporter substrate-binding domain-containing protein translates to MNTIQHFYRYYLACILLPLLLVACSPKISRDSILRVGTTGDYPPLTSLDTLTGKFSGEDINMALALAKHLGKKAVFVKTTWKTLSEDLLANKFDLAMGGISINAARAKTFNFSSPLLLDRKVAVFRLSDQSRFRDFKSIDQPDVRVIENIGGTNEAFARLHIRQANLQVIADNQQVFKALLNKTADVMFTDETEAKYQQTKHPELSWLRLDENISPPYAKAIMYAKKDTLLLQKVNRWLKVKPKVTEGTPYRK, encoded by the coding sequence ATGAACACGATCCAACATTTCTACCGGTATTATCTGGCCTGTATTTTACTTCCTTTATTGCTTGTGGCCTGTAGTCCAAAAATCAGCAGGGATTCCATACTTCGGGTGGGCACCACCGGTGATTATCCACCCCTGACCAGCCTGGACACCCTGACCGGTAAGTTTAGCGGGGAAGACATCAATATGGCATTGGCACTCGCCAAACATCTGGGTAAAAAAGCGGTGTTCGTAAAAACAACCTGGAAAACGCTGAGCGAAGACCTGCTGGCCAACAAGTTTGACCTGGCGATGGGTGGGATTTCCATCAATGCAGCCAGAGCAAAAACATTTAATTTCTCCTCCCCGCTCCTGCTGGACCGGAAAGTGGCGGTTTTTCGTTTATCGGATCAATCCAGATTCCGGGATTTCAAATCTATAGACCAGCCAGACGTCAGGGTGATTGAAAACATTGGAGGAACCAATGAAGCGTTTGCCCGATTGCACATCCGACAGGCAAACCTGCAGGTGATTGCCGACAATCAGCAGGTTTTTAAAGCCTTGTTGAATAAAACTGCGGATGTCATGTTTACGGATGAGACAGAGGCAAAATATCAGCAAACAAAACACCCGGAACTTTCCTGGCTCCGACTGGACGAAAACATCAGTCCTCCCTATGCAAAGGCCATTATGTATGCCAAAAAAGATACCCTTTTGCTGCAGAAAGTAAATCGTTGGTTAAAAGTCAAGCCAAAGGTTACTGAAGGTACTCCATATAGAAAATAG
- a CDS encoding aspartate/glutamate racemase family protein has product MKLLGLIGGTSWVSTVEYYTLINQGINEKLGGLNFSECMIYSFNFADIKKNIDAGDWDTIFQMFLKACNALTASGAEAIVLCAATAHNIADRLQKETHLPILHLATATAVEIQRQGLKKVALLGTRFTMEFDFFKTKLAGHGIETLIPNAEDRAYIHASIFDEMAQGIFKAETKAGYLSIIQRLINEGAEGIILGCTEIPLLLKPEDIPVPSFDTVQLHTRAAIDFSLS; this is encoded by the coding sequence ATGAAATTATTAGGACTTATTGGCGGAACCAGCTGGGTATCAACAGTAGAGTATTATACCCTCATCAATCAGGGAATTAACGAAAAACTGGGAGGATTAAACTTCTCCGAGTGTATGATCTATTCTTTCAATTTCGCAGACATCAAGAAGAATATCGATGCCGGCGACTGGGACACCATTTTCCAAATGTTTTTAAAGGCCTGCAATGCTTTAACCGCCTCAGGAGCGGAAGCCATTGTTTTATGTGCCGCTACTGCACACAACATCGCAGACAGGCTGCAAAAAGAAACCCATTTGCCCATCCTCCACCTGGCTACCGCAACAGCGGTTGAAATCCAACGACAAGGTTTAAAAAAGGTGGCATTATTGGGAACCCGGTTCACGATGGAATTTGATTTCTTCAAAACAAAACTCGCCGGTCATGGCATTGAAACGCTGATCCCAAATGCCGAAGACCGGGCTTATATTCATGCTTCGATTTTTGACGAAATGGCCCAGGGCATTTTTAAAGCGGAAACAAAAGCCGGTTATTTGTCCATTATCCAGAGATTGATCAATGAAGGTGCAGAAGGCATTATACTCGGTTGTACAGAAATTCCTTTACTGCTGAAACCGGAAGATATCCCTGTCCCTTCATTTGACACGGTACAATTGCACACCAGAGCAGCCATAGATTTTTCCCTTTCTTAA